The Styela clava chromosome 2, kaStyClav1.hap1.2, whole genome shotgun sequence genome contains a region encoding:
- the LOC144420005 gene encoding uncharacterized protein LOC144420005, translated as MTRSQIPGETLTEFLLALKTLAKECTFKAVTSDQYRDELTRDAFINGLSTSSIRVRLLENEDLTLKTAFEKASMLDRAQKQSISYVHDSSMAATATKQDKQRRLKHCTKDESYSSASDVSFEEFKETDNVAVSYKTKRKFSRKCFFCGGKIHVRFKCPAKDSECYSCGKIGHFAKMCKSKNRKADSKSMVASFRHCSAFTSVAVTRSLKAALVEVFINSSRAVALVDSGATDSL; from the coding sequence ATGACTAGAAGCCAGATACCTGGAGAAACGCTTACTGAATTTTTATTAGCTTTGAAGACTTTAGCTAAAGAATGTACATTTAAAGCTGTAACTTCAGACCAATACCGTGATGAGCTAACAAGAGATGCTTTTATCAATGGGTTATCAACTTCTTCGATTCGTGTTCGTCTACTCGAAAATGAAGATTTAACACTGAAAACAGCTTTTGAAAAAGCATCTATGTTAGACAGAGCACAGAAGCAATCAATATCATATGTACATGATTCTAGTATGGCAGCTACTGCAACTAAACAAGATAAGCAAAGAAGACTAAAACACTGTACTAAAGATGAATCATATAGTTCTGCTTCAGATGTTTCTTTCGAAGAATTTAAAGAAACTGACAATGTTGCAGTATCATACAAGACTAAAAGAAAGTTCTCTAGAAAATGCTTCTTTTGTGGGGGTAAGATTCATGTGCGTTTTAAATGTCCTGCCAAGGACTCTGAATGTTACAGTTGTGGAAAAATTGGTCATTTTGCCAAAATGTGCAAATCGAAGAACAGAAAAGCTGATAGTAAAAGTATGGTAGCTTCTTTTCGACATTGTTCTGCATTTACATCTGTTGCAGTCACAAGAAGTTTGAAAGCAGCTCTAGTTGAAGTGTTCATCAATAGTTCCAGGGCTGTTGCTCTTGTGGACTCTGGAGCAACAGATAGTCTTTAG